The following coding sequences are from one Octopus bimaculoides isolate UCB-OBI-ISO-001 chromosome 3, ASM119413v2, whole genome shotgun sequence window:
- the LOC106872009 gene encoding uncharacterized protein LOC106872009 has protein sequence MGRFKKYHNETEKQEAKKLRERERRANETNDERLERLRKLSLNAQKRRAEETAEERKQRLRRLSQNELKRRTKETKEERYERLKKLAQYARNRRATGPKNHYTRQGKKAQEEKQIANGYIKVNLLKYYDVPKFHHQEQMQYNPGNNISLLKTSRFDCASTLQLHHTHANNMQNLNEMSSSKWKRKAPEAATIQIEDVTPDTISKQINSKASKTRRSTSHSMTDEVIVFPQSTVPPVQERRVLVVPNHQTAVMSNLFSLWKARRLCDSYISNGTINVMIHKMVLGAVSPKLLPVLLHSSKGSFPNVVFPSSVSKEGLLAFAEYMYSGVLDLNEDILVQLKTIAEKLEMKDFEDLCCEELNKAKTKDILSGVVEPLLAEPCSLSGLFPSRTQGDPNEVQNSMFMKLFRNNYSNINMQADVSVTTTSVSDVRSAENMVTDQIVDIKTEAEPLIEPATKYNSLHLKIEPCSLGENQNSIQEELCVDISNITTNNNDVQLKPAASTTSGKVINRHNDFGVSHSNKHLDSRDVIYISEDTCLSQHSEDCDNDTDDQDEVQLISITSVTGNIIEDNLSNNSDLVEISSTLPTSNSKSYPVNLFSVNGYSTL, from the exons ATGGGGCGGTTCAAGAAATACCATAATGAAACTGAAAAGCAAGAAGCCAAAAAACTGCGTGAAAGAGAAAGACgtgcaaatgaaacaaatgatgaGAGACTTGAGAGACTACGAAAGCTGTCTTTAAATGCACAGAAGAGACGAGCTGAAGAAACAgcagaagagagaaaacagaggcTTAGAAGATTGTCTCAGAATGAATTGAAAAGAAGgaccaaagaaacaaaagaggaaAGATATGAAAGACTTAAGAAACTTGCTCAATATGCAAGGAACAGACGTGCTACAGGGCCAAAGAATCATTATACTCGACAGGGTAAAAAGGCTCAAGAAGAAAAGCAAATTGCTAATGGCTACATTAAAGTCAACCTTTTAAAGTATTATGATGTCCCAAAATTCCATCATCAGGAGCAGATGCAATATAATCCTG GAAATAATATATCTCTCTTAAAAACATCAAGATTTGATTGTGCCTCAACTCTTCAATTGCATCATACTCATGCTAACAATATGCAAAATCTTAATGAAATGAGTTCAtcaaaatggaaaaggaaagCCCCTGAAGCAGCTACAATTCAGATAGAAGATGTAACCCCAGACACAATTTCCAAACAAATAAATTCAAAAGCCTCAAAAACAAGAAGATCAACATC TCATTCAATGACTGATGAAGTCATAGTGTTCCCACAATCAACTGTGCCTCCTGTTCAAGAAAGACGTGTTTTAGTCGTTCCAAATCATCAAACAGCAGTAATGTCCAATCTGTTTTCTCTATGGAAGGCACGGCGCCTCTGTGACTCATACATTAGTAATGGTACCATAAATGTAATG attcATAAAATGGTTTTAGGAGCTGTGTCTCCAAAACTACTGCCAGTTCTCCTGCATTCATCAAAAGGTTCATTTCCCAATGTGGTCTTTCCAAGTTCAGTCAGTAAAGAAGGACTTTTAGCATTTGCAGAATACATGTACAGTGGTGTGTTAGATCTGAATGAAGACATTCTAGTCCAACTGAAGACTATTGctgaaaaattagaaatgaaagatTTTGAAGATCTTTGTTGTGAGGAATTGAACAAAGCTAAGACAAAAGATATTTTATCTGGTGTGGTGGAACCTTTATTGGCAGAACCTTGTTCTTTGTCAGGATTATTCCCTTCCAGAACACAAGGAGATCCTAACGAGGTTCAGAATTCAATGTTTATGAAGTTATTTAGGAATAATTATAGCAATATTAACATGCAAGCTGATGTTTCTGTCACCACAACTTCAGTTTCTGATGTAAGGTCTGCAGAAAATATGGTTACAGACCAGATTGTTGATATCAAGACTGAAGCGGAACCATTAATAGAGCCTGCAACAAAGTACAACTCTCTTCACTTAAAAATAGAACCCTGTAGTCTTGGAGAAAATCAAAATAGTATTCAAGAAGAACTGTGTGTTGATATTAGTAAcattactacaaataataatgatgttcaGTTAAAGCCTGCTGCCAGTACCACTTCTGGAAAGGTCATCAATAGACACAATGATTTTGGAGTTTCTCATTCAAATAAACATCTGGATTCCCGTGATGTCATCTATATATCTGAAGACACTTGTTTATCGCAGCATTCAGAAGATTGTGATAACGATACTGATGATCAGGATGAAGTACAGCTAATTTCAATAACATCTGTAACAGGCAATATAATTGAAGACAACCTCAGCAATAATTCTGATTTGGTAGAGATCTCAAGTACGCTGCCTACATCAAATTCTAAATCATATCcagttaatttattttctgtgAATGGATATTCAACTCTATAG